The following proteins come from a genomic window of Malus domestica chromosome 02, GDT2T_hap1:
- the LOC114820677 gene encoding zinc finger CCCH domain-containing protein 62-like: MEMAGREGKRAFICISSSSEEEDDDGKEDGDFGEEEDDDDEGGDGDDGDYDDEDDDEDGDGDDGDYDDEDDDDDDDDGDEKIEEGDDEALCNSVIRSLQEGIDLVSLNLKECKAYLRRHGLRISGTKAVCIQRIEEHWRLKDGNGEALYPRSSFVINCTGDVCKGDVVLFTQKVYEKFDKVTRHGRVLGKRTVAGRVVKESYGAAKQQHTFTVEVIWSRGIKKLCPLFPLLVKGRNLYKLRTFRQRWSNEAERSKVLAEKHRRGEAARHVRAIKKSRKWTENGGGKRRKQSHSTRPNQIRKNNESEKGKHFDRLQRRTSRGSTKHNSFSQHQAALPSKQMRSKASQPFRRHQKSARPNIDRVPALHSQSVPRIPHQSQLEFQHRSAPFQSFGHVMGSTSTMLRYPVTTNFDTFIVPDSQFHRLNNSNCSHHGYIDPGHNIPNRNHLSGVNVGRPFQPYISGAETYGEWRTGHR, encoded by the exons ATGGAAATGGCAGGGAGGGAAGGTAAGCGCGCTTTTATTTGTATCTCTTCGTCTTCcgaagaagaagacgacgacGGAAAGGAAGACGGCGactttggagaagaagaagatgacgaCGATGAAGGCGGTGACGGTGACGACGGCGATTATGATGATGAGGACGACGATGAAGACGGTGACGGTGATGACGGCGATTATGATGATgaggacgacgacgacgacgacgacgacggcgATGAGAAAATTGAGGAGGGCGATGACGAGGCTCTCTGCAACAGCGTAATCCGCTCTCTCCAAG AAGGGATTGATTTGGTTTCTTTAAATCTCAAAGAGTGCAAGGCGTATTTGCGGAGGCACGGCCTCAGAATCTCCGGAACCAAAGCGGTTTGTATTCAGAGAATTGAAGAGCATTGGAG GTTGAAGGATGGAAATGGGGAAGCACTGTATCCGAGATCATCCTTCGTAATTAATTGTACAG GTGATGTCTGTAAGGGAGATGTTGTGCTCTTCACCCAGAAAGTTTATGAGAA GTTTGACAAAGTGACAAGGCATGGAAGGGTTCTAGGGAAGAGAACTGTTGCTGGCAGGGTTGTTAAAGAAAGCTATGGTGCAGCCAAACAGCAACATACTTTTACG GTTGAAGTGATATGGAGCAGGGGAATAAAGAAGCTGTGTCCACTATTTCCTTTGCTTGTGAAGGGTCGTAATCTCTACAAATTGAGAACATTTAGACAG CGTTGGAGTAATGAAGCTGAAAGATCAAAAGTGCTTGCTGAGAAGCACCGACGAGGTGAAGCAGCAAGGCATGTTAGAGCGATTAAAAAATCAAGGAAATGGACTGAAAATGGAG GTGGGAAGCGTCGGAAACAATCGCATTCTACCAGACCAAATCAAATTAGAAAGAATAATGAATCAGAAAAGGGGAAGCATTTTGATAGACTCCAAAGACGGACATCCCGTGGATCTACAAAGCATAATAGTTTCTCTCAACATCAAGCAGCCCTACCATCAAAACAGATGAGGAGTAAAGCCTCTCAACCTTTTAGGAGGCATCAGAAATCAGCACGCCCAAATATTGATAGAGTCCCCGCTCTTCATTCTCAGTCTGTCCCTCGCATTCCTCACCAATCTCAACTGGAATTTCAACACAGGAGTGCACCTTTCCAGTCTTTCGGTCATGTCATGGGCTCCACTTCAACCATGTTGAGATATCCTGTGACAACTAATTTTGATACATTTATTGTACCTGACTCACAATTTCATAGGCTCAATAACAGCAATTGTAGCCACCATGGTTACATAGATCCTGGACACAATATCCCGAATCGGAATCACTTATCTGGCGTGAATGTCGGCAGGCCATTTCAGCCGTATATTTCAGGAGCTGAGACATATGGGGAATGGAG GACAgggcacagatga